One window of the Eucalyptus grandis isolate ANBG69807.140 chromosome 6, ASM1654582v1, whole genome shotgun sequence genome contains the following:
- the LOC120294633 gene encoding LOW QUALITY PROTEIN: RING-H2 finger protein ATL67 (The sequence of the model RefSeq protein was modified relative to this genomic sequence to represent the inferred CDS: inserted 4 bases in 3 codons): protein MSSALHPPPPPPPPPPPSHASAAGYVTNLGLGYAIAIALGFLVLLSAVLLASYICCRSSRRRRLRRQLQQQQQLRRASGGGGPAPPGGAGSDGIIXPRIIFVAEDDNEGSEAEQGAAVGLDPSVINSYPKFAFSRRPAAXRGQHDVLICLCEYKDAEMLRMMPECRHFFHLLCLDAWLKLNGSCPVCRNSPSPXPLSTPLSEVVPLSQYGEDRRRRR, encoded by the exons ATGTCCTCCGCCCTacacccgccgccgccgccgccgccaccgccgccgccctcccACGCCTCCGCCGCCGGCTACGTCACCAACCTCGGCCTCGGGtacgccatcgccatcgccctCGGCTTCCTCGTCCTCCTCTCCGCCGTCCTCCTAGCCTCCTACATCTGCTGCCGctcctcccgccgccgccgcctccgccgccagctgcagcagcagcagcagctacGCCGcgcctccggcggcggcggcccggCCCCGCCCGGCGGCGCGGGCTCCGACGGCATCA CTCCCCGCATCATCTTCGTGGCCGAGGACGACAACGAGGGGAGCGAGGCGGAGCAGGGCGCGGCGGTGGGGCTCGACCCGAGCGTCATCAATTCGTACCCCAAGTTCGCTTTCTCTAGGAGGCCGGCGGC TCGGGGGCAGCACGACGTGCTGATCTGCTTGTGCGAGTACAAGGATGCCGAGATGTTGAGGATGATGCCCGAGTGCCGCCACTTCTTCCACCTGCTCTGCCTCGACGCCTGGTTGAAGCTCAACGGGTCGTGCCCCGTCTGCCGGAACTCCCCCTCCC CCCCGCTCTCCACGCCCCTCTCCGAAGTCGTGCCGCTCTCTCAGTACGGCGAGGACCGCCGTCGACGTCGATGA
- the LOC120294418 gene encoding uncharacterized protein LOC120294418, with protein sequence MDFISTYSNPSGGPSIGVLALTAFRFRDPELKLDSIAITNISSSLAASVNLTLGEEIRVRNQNWGPFEINDSVGVLTFLGARIGENEVADRGTGVKKRSSRREAVAIEAGPIDATSGDGANSTSDAVEIGAYAYVSGEVSLLGVFKRRRSGSLNCTASLSLTTRAVRNLSCR encoded by the exons ATGGATTTTATTAGCACATACTCCAATCCTTCAGG CGGGCCTAGCATTGGCGTGCTTGCCCTCACTGCGTTCCGCTTCCGAGACCCCGAGCTCAAGCTCGACTCAATAGCCATAACCAACATAAGCTCGTCCTTGGCGGCTTCCGTCAACCTGACCCTCGGGGAAGAAATCAGGGTGAGGAACCAGAACTGGGGTCCCTTCGAGATCAACGACAGCGTCGGGGTCTTGACATTTCTGGGAGCACGAATTGGGGAGAACGAGGTGGCGGACCGGGGCACCGGCGTGAAGAAGCGGAGCTCGAGAAGGGAGGCGGTGGCGATCGAAGCGGGGCCGATCGACGCCACGAGTGGCGACGGCGCTAACTCCACCTCGGATGCCGTGGAGATAGGGGCTTACGCCTACGTGTCCGGGGAGGTGAGCTTGCTGGGCGTGTTCAAGAGGCGGAGGTCGGGGAGCCTGAACTGCACGGCGAGCCTCAGCTTGACGACGCGGGCAGTTCGGAACTTGAGCTGTCGCTAG